A window of the Nycticebus coucang isolate mNycCou1 chromosome 3, mNycCou1.pri, whole genome shotgun sequence genome harbors these coding sequences:
- the UTF1 gene encoding undifferentiated embryonic cell transcription factor 1, which translates to MLLRPRRPPPLAPTAPPSPASPDPELQPAGDAPRTPLGRPASPDALEEPALPVSPGSAQRTPWSARETELLLDTLLQPTVWRSLLLDRRQALPTYRRVSASLARQQVRRTPAQCRRRYKFLKDKLREAQGQPPGPFDARIRQLMGLLGDTGRKRPRRRSPGPGRPQRGRRPAASAPAPAPRESGAMPLPASRDPDADPTWTLRFSPSPPKSTDVSRAPSSPPAPTPTVLSTFTPGPVCPEDHATFRVPASPPPPPAPDPAQEYPDSPPGGPEDRASPQVSPSLNAALLQTLGHLGDIVAVLGPLRDQLLTLNQHVEQLRGSFDQTVSLAVGFILGSAAAERGVLRDPRE; encoded by the exons ATGCTGCTCCGGCCCCGGCGGCCGCCCCCGCTCGCGCCTACCGCGCCGCCGTCGCCGGCCAGCCCGGACCCCGAACTGCAGCCGGCCGGGGACGCCCCGAGGACCCCGCTCGGGCGGCCTGCCTCGCCTGACGCCCTGGAAGAGCCCGCGTTGCCAGTGTCCCCAGGCTCGGCTCAGCGCACGCCCTGGAGCGCCCGGGAGACGGAGCTACTGTTGGACACGCTGCTGCAGCCGACCGTGTGGCGTTCGCTGCTACTGGACCGCCGCCAGGCGCTGCCCACCTACCGCCGCGTGTCTGCCTCCTTGGCCCGCCAGCAGGTGCGGCGCACTCCCGCTCAGTGCCGTCGCCGCTACAAATTTCTCAAGGATAAGCTCCGCGAGGCGCAGGGACAGCCGCCCGGGCCCTTCGACGCCCGGATCCGGCAGCTCATGGGCCTACTTGGTGACACCGGGCGCAAACGGCCCCGCCGCCGCTCTCCTGGGCCCGGGCGCCCCCAGAGAGGCCGCCGCCCTGCGGCCAGTGCGCCCGCCCCCGCCCCAAGAGAGTCGG GTGCCATGCCGCTGCCAGCCTCCCGTGATCCCGACGCGGACCCCACCTGGACGCTCAGATTTAGCCCATCCCCGCCGAAGTCTACGGACGTCTCCCGCGCCCCCTCCTCCCCGCCAGCACCCACCCCGACGGTCCTCTCCACCTTTACCCCTGGGCCTGTCTGCCCCGAAGACCACGCGACTTTCCGCGTCCCCGCCTCCCCACCGCCGCCGCCTGCCCCCGACCCAGCCCAGGAATACCCCGACTCGCCTCCCGGCGGTCCCGAAGACCGCGCGTCCCCCCAGGTTTCGCCATCGCTGAATGCAGCCCTGCTGCAGACCCTGGGGCACCTGGGCGACATCGTGGCCGTCTTAGGCCCGCTGCGCGACCAGCTGCTCACCCTGAACCAGCACGTGGAGCAGCTGCGTGGCTCTTTCGACCAGACCGTGTCTCTCGCCGTGGGATTCATTCTAGGCAGCGCGGCCGCCGAGCGTGGGGTCCTCAGGGACCCGCGCGAGTGA